One segment of Leptospira kirschneri serovar Cynopteri str. 3522 CT DNA contains the following:
- a CDS encoding pyridoxal phosphate-dependent aminotransferase, with the protein MKESFRFSSRFSFQEGENEFSEILSEYKKNRIYYSDLTVSNPTQTDFQYPTEAIRHSFATSDLITYHPNPQGNLETRKKIQEYYNSKGLDIDPDDLFLTSSSSEAYSFLFKLFCNPGDSILIPAPGYPLFEFLSVMEGVRTISYFTKKENGWKLKNSDLDPKDLEKCKLILSVSPNNPTGSILNQSDFYSIKNTLKYYNLPLIVDEVFSDYTYETESYNTLVDPDIPVINVNGLSKMLGLPGMKLSWILLSGPKVWKQKSKEYLELISDTYLSVNTPVQNVLADLFQWKNFIQSQIKKRIQRNLLFLKRSLNDNDISKKIRCDFPNAGWYCVLESEEFFPEEKYALRLLKEKKIYVHPGEMFGFPEEKDLGRIVLSLLTPTEIFEFGIKEIL; encoded by the coding sequence ATGAAAGAATCGTTTCGTTTTAGTTCTCGATTTTCATTTCAAGAAGGAGAAAATGAATTTTCTGAAATTTTATCCGAGTATAAGAAAAATCGAATTTATTATTCCGATCTAACCGTTTCCAACCCTACACAGACCGATTTTCAATACCCTACAGAGGCAATCCGGCATAGTTTTGCAACTTCGGATTTAATTACCTATCATCCAAATCCTCAGGGAAACTTAGAAACTCGAAAAAAAATTCAGGAATACTACAATTCGAAAGGATTGGATATAGACCCGGATGATTTATTTTTAACCTCCTCTTCTTCGGAAGCATATTCATTTTTGTTTAAGCTATTTTGCAATCCAGGAGATTCTATTCTAATTCCGGCACCCGGTTATCCTTTGTTTGAATTTCTTTCCGTGATGGAAGGTGTTCGAACCATTTCTTATTTTACTAAAAAAGAAAACGGATGGAAATTAAAAAACTCAGACTTAGATCCAAAAGATTTAGAAAAATGTAAACTTATTTTATCGGTCAGCCCGAATAATCCTACAGGTTCCATTTTAAACCAATCCGACTTTTACTCTATAAAAAATACTTTAAAATATTATAATTTACCTCTGATCGTAGACGAAGTTTTTTCTGATTACACATACGAAACAGAGTCTTATAATACTTTGGTCGATCCGGATATACCGGTTATAAACGTAAACGGTCTTTCTAAAATGCTCGGTCTTCCAGGCATGAAATTATCTTGGATTTTACTCAGCGGACCAAAAGTTTGGAAACAAAAATCGAAAGAATATTTGGAACTAATATCCGATACTTATCTTTCTGTAAATACTCCCGTTCAAAATGTACTCGCAGATCTTTTTCAGTGGAAAAATTTCATCCAATCCCAAATCAAAAAACGCATCCAAAGGAATCTTTTATTTTTAAAACGAAGTCTGAACGACAACGACATTTCTAAAAAAATCAGATGTGATTTTCCAAACGCAGGTTGGTACTGTGTTTTAGAAAGTGAAGAATTTTTTCCCGAAGAGAAATACGCACTTCGCTTATTAAAAGAAAAAAAAATATACGTTCACCCCGGAGAAATGTTCGGTTTCCCGGAAGAAAAAGATCTAGGAAGAATCGTTCTCAGTCTTTTAACGCCAACGGAAATATTTGAGTTCGGCATCAAAGAAATTCTTTAG
- a CDS encoding DUF2905 domain-containing protein yields the protein MENFAKTFLILGVLFLLVGLFILYGNKFPFLNYLGKLPGDIRIERENFKFYFPLTTSILVSILISLILFLIQKFKNGSP from the coding sequence ATGGAAAATTTTGCAAAAACGTTTTTAATTTTAGGCGTCTTATTTTTGTTAGTCGGTCTTTTTATTCTTTACGGAAATAAATTTCCTTTCCTAAACTACTTAGGAAAACTTCCGGGTGATATTCGTATTGAAAGGGAAAATTTTAAATTCTACTTTCCATTGACTACTTCTATTTTAGTTAGTATTCTAATTTCTTTAATCCTTTTTCTAATTCAAAAATTCAAAAACGGCTCCCCATGA
- a CDS encoding FAD-dependent oxidoreductase produces MSGRVYEWKNLGDSRTVKADVIIVGTGCGGATLAYELSKNGKKVVMIEEGGYYHTGTFDNHELNMAGKVSAERNMATDATGTINLVYGKNVGGASVHYWADSYRTPDDRLKLWKEIYGVQSHSPEDLNPHWKELDETLNVHPAKEEYYNKMNQLVQKACKSLSWEGNPVPQARKNCQKSGHCMQGCMYGAKQSQLVTHIPKAMSLGADIYADCKAVRLELKGDQVEFLEAVMIDRPSGKESSITLKFEAPVFAIAAGGFGSSTFLLRNGWKKKLPALGEHLAINPSPFVHAFYEEPIVQWRNIPSAFGVEEFRLARFKEDGSYIEGGFLIMANQLQPGSLAALVPGFGIEHREIMKQLPYLGGTIGWIDDVPSELGNISVSSSGKRTVTYNFGKLTKEFLKDCIRKQVQLNFSAGAKWVLLPDLKRTKILSEKEIDKINSLELSPASMMMAAPHPAGGCRMGQDPSRSVVNWKHKVHGLKNLYVSDSSVFPTGVSVDPSYTIMAFSKQAAKFILEDSK; encoded by the coding sequence ATGAGCGGCCGCGTTTACGAATGGAAGAACCTAGGAGATTCCAGAACCGTAAAAGCGGATGTAATCATCGTAGGAACTGGATGTGGTGGTGCAACTTTAGCTTATGAACTTTCTAAAAACGGAAAGAAGGTGGTAATGATTGAAGAAGGCGGCTACTATCACACAGGAACGTTCGACAATCATGAACTCAACATGGCCGGAAAAGTTTCCGCAGAAAGAAATATGGCTACTGATGCAACTGGTACGATCAATCTAGTTTACGGAAAAAATGTAGGTGGAGCTTCCGTTCACTACTGGGCAGACAGCTACAGAACCCCGGACGATAGACTCAAACTTTGGAAAGAAATATATGGAGTTCAAAGTCATTCTCCCGAAGACTTAAATCCTCATTGGAAAGAATTAGATGAAACCCTAAACGTTCACCCTGCTAAAGAAGAATATTATAATAAAATGAATCAGCTTGTGCAGAAGGCTTGCAAATCTCTCAGTTGGGAAGGCAACCCGGTTCCACAAGCCAGAAAGAACTGCCAGAAATCCGGTCATTGTATGCAAGGTTGTATGTATGGGGCTAAACAAAGTCAGCTAGTCACACACATCCCAAAAGCGATGTCTTTAGGAGCAGACATCTACGCGGATTGTAAAGCAGTTCGTTTGGAACTGAAGGGTGATCAAGTAGAATTTTTAGAAGCGGTAATGATAGATCGTCCTTCTGGAAAAGAATCGAGTATCACTTTAAAATTTGAAGCTCCCGTTTTTGCAATTGCTGCCGGTGGTTTCGGTAGTTCCACATTCTTACTTAGAAACGGATGGAAGAAAAAACTTCCGGCGCTTGGAGAACATCTCGCCATCAATCCTTCTCCTTTTGTTCACGCTTTTTACGAAGAGCCCATCGTTCAATGGAGAAACATTCCTTCCGCGTTTGGCGTGGAAGAATTTCGTTTAGCCCGTTTTAAAGAAGACGGAAGTTATATCGAAGGCGGTTTTTTAATCATGGCTAATCAACTTCAACCCGGAAGTCTTGCGGCTTTGGTTCCTGGTTTTGGTATTGAACATAGAGAAATCATGAAACAACTTCCTTATTTAGGAGGTACGATCGGGTGGATAGACGACGTTCCTTCAGAATTAGGAAATATTTCCGTAAGTTCTTCTGGTAAACGTACTGTTACGTATAACTTTGGAAAGTTGACAAAAGAATTTTTAAAAGATTGTATTCGTAAACAAGTTCAATTGAATTTCAGCGCCGGAGCCAAATGGGTTCTTCTTCCGGATTTGAAACGTACAAAAATTCTTTCCGAAAAAGAAATAGATAAAATCAACTCACTTGAACTGAGTCCCGCTTCTATGATGATGGCCGCACCTCATCCCGCAGGAGGATGTAGGATGGGACAAGATCCATCTAGATCCGTAGTCAATTGGAAACACAAAGTTCACGGTTTAAAAAATTTATATGTTTCCGATTCCAGCGTATTTCCCACGGGTGTTTCCGTAGATCCAAGTTATACGATTATGGCATTCAGCAAACAAGCAGCAAAATTCATTCTCGAAGATTCTAAATAA